A genomic segment from Gossypium hirsutum isolate 1008001.06 chromosome D04, Gossypium_hirsutum_v2.1, whole genome shotgun sequence encodes:
- the LOC107899508 gene encoding dnaJ homolog subfamily C member 28, with the protein MATRLARKLPSSFSAFSSSPITKLTSGISPPSMSHGGPGLRCASSSSSSSTTTTGSNSSSSKREKKITDCLSAVIDAVNDRKLPTELRGQRNKVRSETDIINVVEQRIWHSMEEGQFENLAGKGKPLNLNTNPHADPAEDTLYRILSKNGCAPEWVELNKEIRNKVFEWRVALKKAWTSKCNGNDEEKWIERCESLKKQLRDINDKVFRYNLIVPFGRQMFGLKWEKEVARLEE; encoded by the exons ATGGCCACCAGGCTAGCGAGAAAGCTGCCATCATCGTTCTCTGCGTTTTCCTCATCTCCGATTACCAAATTGACGTCGGGCATCTCACCTCCGTCGATGAGCCATGGCGGACCCGGACTCAGGTGTGCCTCGTCATCCTCTTCCTCATCAACAACAACGACTGGATCAAATTCTTCATCTTCTAAGCGTGAGAAGAAGATAACAGACTGTCTATCAGCCGTCATAGACGCCGTCAACGACCGTAAACTCCCTACCGAGCTCCGCGGCCAACGCAACAAAGTtag ATCGGAAACCGACATCATCAACGTAGTTGAGCAAAGAATATGGCATTCAATGGAAGAGGGTCAGTTCGAGAATTTAGCAGGGAAAGGCAAACCTCTTAACCTTAACACAAATCCTCATGCAGATCCAGCTGAAGACACCCTTTATAGGATACTCTCGAAGAACGGATGTGCTCCCGAGTGGGTAGAACTTAACAAGGAGATCAGGAACAAAGTATTCGAATGGCGAGTCGCTTTGAAGAAAGCATGGACAAGCAAATGCAAtggaaatgatgaagaaaaatggATTGAGCGTTGTGAATCGTTGAAGAAGCAATTACGTGACATTAACGATAAG GTTTTCCGGTATAATTTGATCGTTCCGTTCGGCCGCCAAATGTTCGGATTGAAATGGGAAAAGGAAGTGGCCCGCCTTGAAGAATAA